The proteins below are encoded in one region of Silene latifolia isolate original U9 population chromosome 2, ASM4854445v1, whole genome shotgun sequence:
- the LOC141642546 gene encoding dihydrolipoyllysine-residue succinyltransferase component of 2-oxoglutarate dehydrogenase complex 1, mitochondrial-like — MLGIVRRKIVRDTVSSSSVLGRQLQRTAAQSALGSRGYATVGSESLLLKRGSKLVRIISLNGDLGSPAGASSLRQVGTCFQTDPCRKMSARFYSSEGDVVEAVVPFMGESVTDGTLATFLKHPGDRVEVDEPIAQIETDKVTIDVASPQSGIIQQLVAKVGDIVEPGHKIAIISTSADHAHVAPSEPPAAKKEKAAEQKPKAEVSSQEKPKSETPAPKDKPKAPAPPATKSSPSEPQLPPKDRERRVAMTRLRKRVANRLKDSQNTFAMLTTFNEVDMTNLMKLRSDYKDAFVEKHGVKLGFMSGFVKAAVSGLQSQPIVNAVIDGDDIIYRDYIDISIAVGTPKGLVVPVVRGAEKMNFAEIEKEINSLAKKANDGTISIDEMAGGSFTISNGGVYGSLLSTPIINPPQSAILGMHSIVNRPMVVGGQIVARPMMYVALTYDHRLIDGREAVLFLRRIKDVIEDPRRLLLDI; from the exons ATGCTAGGGATTGTGCGGAGAAAGATTGTACGAGACACCGTCTCGTCGAGCTCG gTGCTTGGGCGCCAGCTTCAGAGAACTGCTGCACAGTCGGCGCTGGGTTCTCGTGGATATGCCACCGTGGGAAGTGAg AGTTTGCTTCTCAAAAGAGGTTCAAAGCTTGTAAGAATCATTAGTTTAAACGGGGATTTAG GCAGTCCAGCTGGTGCAAGCTCATTAAG GCAAGTGGGAACCTGTTTTCAGACAGATCCATGTAGGAAAATGTCGGCCAGATTCTACTCTTCAGAAG GTGACGTCGTAGAAGCTGTGGTTCCTTTCATGGGAGAATCTGTCACCGATGGCACCCTGGCTACATTCTTAAAGC ACCCTGGTGACCGTGTTGAAGTTGATGAACCGATTGCACAAATTGAAACAGACAAG GTCACCATTGATGTTGCTAGTCCTCAGTCTGGAATTATTCAACAA CTTGTTGCTAAAGTGGGTGACATTGTGGAGCCTGGCCACAAGATAGCAATCATTTCAACATCCGCTGATCACGCACATGTGGCTCCATCAGAGCCGCCAGCGGCAAAGAAGGAAAAGGCAGCTGAGCAAAAGCCAAAAGCTGAAGTTTCTTCTCAAGAGAAGCCTAAATCTGAGACTCCTGCTCCCAAGGACAAGCCTAAAGCACCCGCTCCACCAGCGACAAAGTCCTCGCCTTCAGAACCTCAACTACCCCCCAAGGATAGAGAGAGGAGG GTTGCCATGACTAGATTAAGGAAAAGAGTTGCAAATCGTTTGAAGGACTCTCAGAACACTTTTGCCATGCTGACTACTTTTAACGAAGTTGATAT GACAAATCTGATGAAGCTTCGCTCTGATTACAAAGACGCCTTTGTTGAGAAGCATGGAGTCAAGTTGGGATTTATGTCAGGATTTGTTAAA GCGGCAGTGAGTGGACTTCAAAGTCAACCAATTGTCAATGCTGTCATAGATGGAGATGACATAATATACAGAGACTACATTGATATAAGTATTGCTGTGGGAACTCCTAAG GGTCTTGTAGTTCCTGTCGTCCGGGGAGCTGAGAAGATGAACTTTGCTGAGATAGAGAAGGAGATTAACTCTCTTGCTAAGAAGGCAAATGATGGAACAATATCAATTGATGAGATGGCTGGAGGCTCATTCACTATCTCAAATGGTGGCGTCTATGGAAGCCTTTTAAGTACCCCAATCATCAACCCACCCCAG TCGGCAATCTTAGGAATGCATTCAATAGTAAACCGCCCTATGGTAGTTGGAGGTCAGATAGTTGCGAGGCCGATGATGTACGTAGCTCTGACTTATGACCACAGACTGATTGATGGAAGAGAGGCAGTACTCTTCTTGCGCCGCATTAAGGATGTGATTGAAGATCCCAGGAGATTGCTTCTCGACATTTGA
- the LOC141642548 gene encoding aminomethyltransferase, mitochondrial-like: MRGGGMWQLGRSITRRLAQAEKKVAGRRCFSSEGDLKKTALHDFHVENGGKMVPFAGWSMPIQYKDSIMDSTVNCRENGSLFDVAHMCGLSLKGKDCIPFLEKLVIGDIAGLAPGTGTLSVFTNEKGGAIDDTVITKVKDDHIYLVVNAGCRDKDLAHIEEHMKSYKAKGGDVSWHIHDERSLLALQGPLAAPVLQQLTKEDLSKMYFGAFSMIDISGFPCYLTRTGYTGEDGFEISVPDEYAVDLAKQILEKSEGKVRLTGLGARDSLRLEAGLCLYGNDLEQHITPVEAGLTWAVGKRRRAEGGFLGADVILKQIADGPSIRRAGFISSGPPARGHSEIKNEKGENIGEITSGGFSPCLKKNIGMGYVKSGNHKAGTKVNIVVRGKSYEGGVSKMPFVPTKYYKPT, translated from the exons ATGAGGGGAGGAGGGATGTGGCAGCTTGGGAGATCAATTACTAGGCGACTCGCTCAAGCAGAAAAGAAAGTTGCTGGTCGTCGATGTTTCTCTAGTGAGGGTGATCTCAAGAAGACTGCTCTTCATGACTTTCATGTTGAAAATGGTGGGAAAATGGTACCTTTTGCTGGTTGGAGCATGCCTATTCAGTATAAGGACTCGATAATGGATTCTACTGTCAACTGCAGAGAGAATGGCAGTCTTTTTGATGTTGCTCATATGTGTGGACTTAGTCTGAAGGGAAAGGATTGCATTCCTTTCCTTGAAAAGCTTGTTATTGGTGACATTGCCGGGTTAGCCCCCGGTACTGGGACGTTATCCGTTTTCACAAATGAAAAGGGCGGCGCAATTGATGACACTGTAATTACCAAAGTGAAGGATGATCACATATATTTGGTAGTGAACGCGGGTTGCAGGGATAAGGATCTTGCACATATTGAGGAGCATATGAAGTCCTACAAGGCTAAAGGTGGTGATGTCTCATGGCACATTCATGACGAGAGATCTCTTCTTGCCTTGCAG GGTCCTCTTGCTGCTCCTGTTCTTCAACAATTAACCAAGGAGGACTTAAGCAAGATGTACTTCGGGGCATTCTCTATGATCGATATCAGCGGCTTCCCTTGCTATCTCACCAGGACTGG CTATACAGGTGAAGATGGGTTTGAAATCTCAGTCCCCGATGAGTATGCCGTAGACCTCGCAAAACAAATTTTAGAAAAATCCGAAGGGAAGGTAAGACTAACAGGGCTGGGGGCACGAGACAGTCTTAGGCTGGAAGCCGGTTTATGTTTGTATGGCAATGATCTAGAACAACACATTACACCTGTTGAGGCGGGGCTTACTTGGGCCGTCGGCAAGAGAAGGCGTGCCGAAGGCGGGTTTCTAGGTGCCGATGTTATACTCAAGCAAATTGCTGATGGCCCGTCTATCAGACGGGCAGGGTTCATCTCTTCTGGACCTCCAGCTAGAGGTCATAGCGAGATTAAGAACGAGAAAGGAGAAAACATTGGTGAAATCACAAGTGGAGGATTTAGCCCTTGCCTTAAGAAGAACATAGGTATGGGGTATGTTAAGTCTGGTAACCACAAGGCCGGAACTAAGGTTAACATTGTTGTAAGAGGGAAGTCGTATGAAGGGGGCGTCTCGAAGATGCCTTTTGTGCCAACCAAATACTACAAGCCAACATAA